The following proteins come from a genomic window of Sorghum bicolor cultivar BTx623 chromosome 3, Sorghum_bicolor_NCBIv3, whole genome shotgun sequence:
- the LOC8054382 gene encoding SCY1-like protein 2: MALNMKTLTQALAKASAVIEKTVSTTVQEVTGPRPLQDYELLDQAGSGGPGLAWRIYTARPRDGAPSAPYPVVSVWVLDKRALAEARARAGLSKAAEDAFLDLVRADAARLVRLRHPGVLHVVQALDETKAAMAMATEPVFASVANALGCLDNVGKVPKELKGMEMGLLEIKHGLLQVAETLDFLHNNAHLAHRAISPETVFITSNGSWKLGGFGFALSVDQATGGLTSSQLFHYSDYDVEDTALPLQPSLNYTAPELVRSGDSKVGSACDMFSFGCLAYHLVARRPLLDCHNNVKMYMNALTYLTSEAFSNIPSDLVSDLQRMLSMDAVSRPSAMAFTGSSFFRDDTRLRALRFLDHLLERDNMQKTEFLKALSDMWKDFDSRVLRYKVLPPLCAELRNMVMQPMILPMVLTIAESQDKGDFELATLPALVPVFTSASGETLLLLVKHADLIINKATQEHLISHVLPMLVRAYDDNDPRLQEEVLRRTVPLSRQLDTKLVQQAVLPRVHGLALKTTVAAVRVNALRCLGDLVPSLDKEGILGTLETIRRCTAVDHTAPTLMCTLGVANAIYKQCGVEFAAEYVIPLIFPLLTAHQLNVQQFAKYMLFVKDITSKIEEKRGVTVTDNGNTEVKASPSLANGIHSEPMSGQIPAAKSSPAWDEDWGPKKTSVPSLSADSSAQTKQPSVDPFDFSTQTKQPTALPFDLSTRAKQPSLVSQVTAATIPPAQPQPSLQSLVPSSGPQTSGSCVPVDVEWPPRRTSSSDFNAPLSISKENDSGRLSSDGLDDIDPFADWPPKPSNVTSISATEHRPSINQNISGFSSGNIGFGGSRNSIGQTKSNQMCWSNTSNLMGMNSTGSYLNQGSAALGFGNSIGGLSTGLSNPSSSGTGLSMMQPKSDFGSLSMSANNAAHGPPRLAPPPSTSVGRGRGRNQGQSALSRASRPPHSNSSSGQQPILDLL; the protein is encoded by the exons ATGGCGCTCAACATGAAGACCCTGACGCAGGCGCTGGCGAAGGCGTCGGCGGTGATCGAGAAGACGGTGTCCACGACGGTGCAGGAGGTGACGGGCCCGCGCCCGCTGCAGGACTACGAGCTGCTGGACCAGGCCGGGTCCGGCGGGCCGGGGCTCGCGTGGCGGATCTACACGGCGCGGCCGCGGGACGGCGCCCCCTCGGCGCCCTACCCCGTCGTCTCCGTCTGGGTGCTCGACAAGCGCGCCCTCGCcgaggcgcgggcgcgggcggggCTGTCGAAGGCGGCCGAGGACGCCTTCCTCGACCTCGTCCGCGCCGACGCGGCGCGGCTTGTGCGCTTGCGCCACCCGGGCGTGCTCCACGTCGTGCAGGCGCTCGACGAGACCAAGgccgccatggccatggccactGAGCCTGTCTTCGCCTCCGTAGCCAACGCGCTAGGGTGCCTTGACAACGTCGGCAAGGTTCCCAAGGAGCTCAAGGGCATG GAAATGGGGCTACTTGAGATTAAACATGGACTGCTACAAGTTGCAGAGACGTTGGATTTTCTTCATAACAATGCTCATCTTGCCCATCGAGCTATATCGCCTGAG ACAGTCTTTATAACTTCTAATGGATCTTGGAAGCTTGGTGGGTTTGGTTTTGCTCTTTCGGTTGATCAAGCCACAGGTGGTTTGACTTCGTCACAGCTATTCCATTATTCG GACTATGATGTCGAGGATACAGCTTTGCCTCTTCAACCATCATTGAACTATACTGCACCAGAATTGGTCCGAAGTGGAGATTCTAAAGTTGGCTCTGCTTGCGACATGTTTAGCTTTGGATGTCTAGCTTACCATCTGGTTGCTCGTAGACCACTTCTGGACTGCCATAACAATGTTAAAATG TACATGAATGCCTTGACATATTTAACCAGTGAAGCCTTTTCTAATATTCCTTCTGATTTGGTATCGGATTTGCAAAGGATGCTATCGATGGATGCAGTATCGCGTCCCAGTGCTATGGCCTTTACAG GTTCTTCTTTCTTCCGGGATGATACGAGGTTGCGCGCTCTTCGTTTCCTTGACCATTTGCTT GAGAGAGATAATATGCAGAAGACAGAGTTTTTGAAGGCATTATCAGATATGTGGAAGGATTTCGATTCCCGAGTTCTTCGATATAAA GTTCTTCCTCCTCTTTGTGCTGAGTTACGCAACATGGTTATGCAGCCAATGATTTTGCCTATGGTTCTAACGATAGCAGAATCTCAG GATAAAGGGGATTTTGAACTCGCAACACTGCCTGCGCTTGTTCCAGTGTTTACTTCAGCATCAGGTGAAACTCTACTTTTGCTTGTGAAGCATGCAGATCTCATCATTAACAAG GCCACACAGGAACATTTGATATCACATGTTCTTCCAATGCTGGTCCGAGCTTATGATGACAATGATCCCCGGTTACAGGAAGAAGTTCTGCGTCGAACAGTACCACTGTCTCGTCAACTTGACACCAAG CTAGTCCAACAGGCTGTGCTTCCTCGTGTACATGGATTAGCTCTAAAGACAACAGTTGCTGCG GTGCGTGTGAATGCGTTGCGCTGTTTAGGAGATCTTGTGCCATCCCTGGACAAAGAAGGTATACTGGGCACCTTGGAGACTATTCGGCGTTGCACTGCTGTTGACCATACTGCGCCAACTCTTATGTGCACACTTGGTGTTGCTAATGCAATCTATAAACAA TGCGgtgttgagtttgctgcggaatACGTGATTCCTCTCATCTTCCCATTGCTCACAGCACATCAACTGAATGTACAGCAATTTGCCAAGTATATGCTATTTGTCAAGGACATTACAAG CAAGATTGAAGAGAAGCGTGGTGTGACAGTTACAGATAATGGGAACACAGAGGTAAAAGCATCGCCTTCATTGGCAAATGGGATCCATTCTGAACCTATGTCAGGACAAATACCAGCTGCAAAGAGCAGCCCTGCATGGGATGAAGACTGGGGTCCTAAGAAAACTAGTGTTCCATCTCTCTCAGCTGATTCTAGTGCACAAACAAAGCAACCCTCAGTAGACCCTTTTGACTTCAGTACTCAAACAAAGCAACCCACAGCACTCCCCTTTGATTTGAGCACCCGAGCAAAGCAGCCATCATTAGTTTCTCAGGTTACAGCAGCTACAATCCCACCTGCGCAACCACAACCATCACTACAATCTCTTGTGCCCAGCTCAGGTCCTCAAACTTCTGGCTCATGTGTTCCTGTTGACGTTGAGTGGCCTCCTCGAAGAACGTCGTCATCCGACTTCAATGCGCCCTTGTCTATTAGCAAGGAGAATGATTCTGGAAGGCTGTCTAGCGATGGACTTGATGATATTGATCCTTTTGCTGATTGGCCCCCAAAACCTAGCAATGTTACTAGCATTTCAGCAACCGAGCATCGACCTAGCATAAATCAAAATATTTCTGGATTTAGCTCAGGTAACATAGGGTTTGGTGGCAGCAGGAATTCTATAGGGCAAACAAAAAGCAACCAAATGTGCTGGTCAAACACGTCTAATCTAATGGGCATGAACTCAACTGGCAGCTATTTGAATCAGGGCAGTGCAGCTCTAGGTTTTGGAAATTCAATTGGAGGATTGAGCACAGGTCTCTCCAATCCAAGTAGTTCTGGTACAGGCCTGAGCATGATgcaaccaaaatctgattttggATCACTGTCCATGTCGGCCAACAATGCCGCACATGGCCCACCCAGACTTGCCCCTCCTCCATCCACTTCAGTTGGAAGAGGGCGTGGTAGAAATCAGGGACAGTCAGCACTCTCTCGAGCATCAAGGCCGCCTCATTCCAACTCGTCATCAGGACAACAACCTATCCTGGATTTACTTTAG